In Cololabis saira isolate AMF1-May2022 chromosome 1, fColSai1.1, whole genome shotgun sequence, the following proteins share a genomic window:
- the LOC133451521 gene encoding aminoacyl tRNA synthase complex-interacting multifunctional protein 1-like: MGRGEELSDFQRGTVVGCHLCKKSVREISALLELPRSTVSAVILKWKRGGITTALPRSGRPHRLKEEDRQLLEKVALQGCLTSIKAIAAHFQAASGSSVSFSTVRRELHEMGFRGPVASYGKPREQQKAAEKDSVADQEDGKVDVSRLDLRVGRVMMAVQLPDNESMYMQIEVGDFFARTVVSKLAKHISVDQMQNRPVVLLCNLQPVVTGGFVNQALLLCAISQDRVEILNPPSEAVPGDRISFQDFPGEPDKELTPKKKVWEQILPDLCTDAQCVATYKGAPFEIIGKGVCKSQTLSDSEIMGDFY; the protein is encoded by the exons ATGGGTCGGGGGGAGGAACTGAGCGACTTCCAGCGCGGCACCGTGGTGGGATGCCACCTGTGCAAGAAGTCCGTCCGGGAGATCTCCGCCCTGCTGGAGCTGCCGCGCTCCACCGTGAGCGCCGTCATCCTCAAGTGGAAACGCGGAGGAATAACCACGGCTTTGCCCCGGAGCGGCCGCCCGCACCGGCTCAAGGAGGAGGACCGGCAGCTGCTGGAGAAGGTGGCGCTGCAGGGCTGCCTGACCTCCATCAAGGCCATCGCTGCTCACTTCCAGGCCGCCTCCGGCTCCAGCGTCAGCTTCAGCACCGTCCGCAGGGAGCTGCACGAGATGGGCTTCCGAGGCCCGGTGGCCTCGTACGGAAAACCCCGAG AGCAACAGAAAGCTGCTGAGAAGGATTCAGTGGCCGATCAAGAGGATGGAAAGGTGGACGTGTCTCGTCTGGACCTGCGTGTTGGACGTGTTATGATGGCTGTGCAGCTGCCAGACAATGAAAGCATGTACATGCAGATCGAAGTGGGAGACTTTTTTGCCAGGACAGTGGTCAGCAAGCTGGCTAAGCATATATCTGTGGACCAG ATGCAGAATCGTCCGGTGGTCCTGCTGTGTAACCTGCAGCCCGTCGTGACGGGAGGATTTGTAAACCAGGCTCTGCTACTTTGTGCCATCTCACAAGACAGGGTGGAGATCCTCAACCCTCCAAGTGAAGCGGTACCAGGAGACAGAATTTCTTTCCAGGACTTCCCAG GTGAACCAGACAAGGAACTGACCCCAAAAAAGAAGGTGTGGGAGCAGATCCTGCCTGACCTGTGCACGGACGCACAGTGTGTCGCAACCTACAAAGGAGCTCCATTTGAAATCATTGGAAAAGGGGTGTGCAAAAGTCAAACCCTGAGTGACAGTGAAATAATGGGGGATTTTTACTGA